One Equus caballus isolate H_3958 breed thoroughbred chromosome 14, TB-T2T, whole genome shotgun sequence DNA segment encodes these proteins:
- the SLC26A2 gene encoding sulfate transporter isoform X1 — MSSESKEPHVLSPKDSFEGNDRYSPPSRIHLELEKKSSTDFKQFEASEPCRPYPRIHMEPQEKSNTNFKQFVIKKLQKSCQCSPTKAKNMIFGFLPVLQWLPKYDLKKNILGDVMSGLIVGILLVPQSIAYSLLAGQEPIYGLYTSFFASLIYFLLGTSRHISVGIFGVLCLMIGEVVDRELLKAGYDTVHIAPSLGMVSNGSTSLNQTSDRICDRSCYAIKVGSTVTFLAGIYQVAMGFFQVGFVSVYLSDALLSGFVTGASFTILTSQAKYLLGLSLPRSSGVGSLITTWIHIFRNIHKTNVCDLITSLLCLLVLLPTKELNEHFKSKLKAPIPTELVVVVAATLASHFGKLHEKYNTSIAGHIPTGFMPPKAPDWNLIPSVAVDAIAISIIGFAITVSLSEMFAKKHGYTVKANQEMYAIGFCNIIPSFFHCFTTSAALAKTLVKESTGCQSQLSGVMTALVLLLVLLVIAPLFYSLQKSVLGVITIVNLRGALRKFRDLPKMWRVSRMDTVIWFVTMLSSALISTELGLLIGVCFSMFCVILRTQKPKVSLLGLVEETEIFESMSAYKNLQARPGIKIFRFVAPLYYINKECFKSALYKKTLNPVLVKAAQKKAAKRKIKKQPVTLSGIQNEISVQLSHDPLELRTIVIDCSAIQFLDTAGIHTLKEVRRDYEAIGIQVLLAQCNPSVRDSLARGEYCKDEEENLLFYSVYEAMAFAEESQNQKGICIPNGL; from the exons ATGTCTTCAGAAAGTAAAGAGCCACATGTCCTTTCACCCAAGGACTCATTTGAAGGAAATGACCGATACAGTCCTCCATCTAGGATCCATCTGGAACTTGAAAAGAAATCAAGTACTGACTTCAAGCAATTTGAGGCCAGTGAGCCATGCAGACCTTATCCTAGGATCCACATGGAACCTCAAGAGAAATCAAATACTAACTTCAAGCAGTTTGTCATAAAAAAACTGCAGAAGAGTTGCCAGTGCAGTCCAACCAAAgcaaaaaatatgatttttggTTTCCTACCTGTTTTGCAGTGGCTCCCAAAATATGatctgaagaaaaacattttaggaGATGTGATGTCTGGCTTGATTGTGGGCATCTTATTGGTGCCCCAATCCATTGCTTATTCTCTCTTGGCTGGCCAAGAACCTATTTATGGTCTATATACATCTTTTTTTGCCAGCTTAATTTATTTCCTATTGGGTACCTCCCGTCACATCTCTGTGGGCATTTTTGGAGTACTGTGCCTTATGATTGGTGAGGTAGTTGACCGAGAACTACTCAAAGCTGGCTACGACACAGTCCATATTGCCCCTTCTTTAGGAATGGTTTCAAATGGGAGCACGTCATTAAACCAGACGTCAGACAGGATATGTGACAGAAGTTGCTATGCAATTAAAGTTGGCAGCACTGTAACCTTTCTGGCTGGAATTTATCAG GTAGCGATGGGCTTCTTTCAAGTGGGCTTTGTTTCTGTCTACCTCTCAGATGCCTTGCTGAGTGGATTTGTCACTGGTGCCTCCTTCACTATTCTTACATCTCAGGCCAAGTATCTCCTTGGGCTCAGCCTGCCTCGGAGTAGTGGCGTGGGCTCACTCATCACTACTTGGATACATATCTTCAGAAACATCCACAAGACCAATGTCTGTGATCTCATCACCAGCCTTTTGTGCCTTTTGGTTCTTTTGCCAACCAAAGAACTCAATGAGCACTTCAAGTCCAAGCTTAAGGCACCGATTCCTACAGAACTCGTTGTCGTTGTGGCAGCCACATTAGCCTCTCATTTTGGAAAACTACATGAGAAATACAATACCAGTATTGCTGGACATATTCCTACTGGGTTTATGCCACCCAAAGCACCGGACTGGAACTTAATTCCCAGTGTGGCTGTAGATGCAATAGCTATTTCTATCATTGGTTTTGCTATCACTGTATCACTTTCTGAGATGTTTGCCAAGAAACATGGCTACACAGTCAAAGCTAATCAGGAAATGTATGCCATTGGCTTTTGCAATAtcatcccttccttctttcactgCTTTACTACTAGCGCAGCTCTTGCAAAGACGTTGGTTAAAGAATCAACAGGCTGCCAATCTCAGCTTTCTGGTGTGATGACAGCTCTGGTTCTTCTGTTGGTCCTCCTGGTAATAGCTCCTTTATTCTATTCCCTTCAAAAAAGTGTCCTTGGTGTGATCACTATTGTAAATCTCCGGGGAGCCCTACGTAAATTTAGGGATCTGCCCAAGATGTGGAGGGTTAGCAGAATGGATACAGTTATCTGGTTTGTTACTATGCTGTCCTCTGCACTAATAAGTACTGAATTAGGCCTGCTTATAGGGGtttgtttttctatgttttgTGTCATCCTCCGCACTCAGAAGCCAAAGGTTTCATTGCTTGGCTTAGTGGAAGAGACTGAAATCTTTGAATCCATGTCTGCTTATAAGAACCTTCAGGCTAGGCCGGGCATCAAGATTTTCCGCTTTGTAGCCCCTCTCTACTACATAAACAAAGAATGTTTTAAATCTGCTTTATATAAAAAAACTCTCAACCCAGTCTTAGTAAAGGCAGCTCAGAAGAAGGCAGCAAAGAGAAAGATCAAAAAGCAACCAGTGACTCTCAGTGGAATCCAGAATGAAATTTCAGTGCAACTTTCCCACGATCCATTGGAGCTCCGTACCATAGTGATTGACTGTAGTGCAATACAATTTTTAGATACAGCAGGGATCCATACACTGAAGGAAGTTCGCAGAGATTATGAGGCCATTGGCATCCAGGTTCTGCTGGCTCAATGCAATCCCTCTGTGAGGGATTCCCTGGCTCGGGGAGAGTATtgcaaagatgaagaagaaaacctTCTCTTTTATAGTGTATATGAAGCGATGGCTTTTGCAGAAGAATCTCAGAATCAGAAAGGAATATGTATTCCCAACGGTCTCTGA